From the Priestia koreensis genome, one window contains:
- a CDS encoding DUF3907 family protein: MGNVIVKSQIELVQQKLATSIQSMNRFLNNTKIDDLQKEQEWSLENYESLLSNVRRMAVFCEEGLEACQIISVTEPFRKAAAERALYRIYHQCVEEFFTPKTDLWYEDSRSAYTGRNSIKYRFTPPASFEGLVTSLESDFQTMREELQYYETDYLTKIKQSQ; encoded by the coding sequence ATGGGAAACGTAATCGTAAAATCGCAAATCGAATTAGTACAGCAAAAATTAGCGACCTCTATTCAATCAATGAATCGTTTTTTAAATAATACAAAAATTGATGATTTACAAAAAGAACAAGAGTGGTCCTTAGAAAATTATGAGTCTCTGCTATCGAACGTAAGACGCATGGCCGTTTTTTGTGAAGAAGGATTAGAGGCATGCCAAATTATTTCTGTTACAGAGCCTTTCCGCAAAGCAGCGGCAGAGAGAGCACTGTACCGTATTTATCATCAGTGTGTAGAAGAGTTTTTCACGCCGAAAACGGATTTGTGGTACGAAGATAGCCGTTCAGCTTATACGGGCCGAAACTCAATTAAATACCGTTTCACACCGCCAGCTTCTTTTGAAGGCCTTGTGACCTCATTAGAAAGTGATTTTCAAACGATGAGAGAAGAGCTTCAGTATTATGAAACAGATTATCTAACGAAGATCAAGCAGTCACAGTAA
- the scpB gene encoding SMC-Scp complex subunit ScpB: protein MNNQAIIESLLFVAGDQGLSLNQLSTILEMDEKTVSHLMSEFSKSYHNEDRGLELIEVADVYKLVTKKESAEYIKKLVDIPASQSLSQAALETLAIVAYRQPITRVEIEEVRGVKTERPLQTLVAKALIKEVGRAEGAGRAILYGTTNEFMDYFGLKTLKDLPPLPEDMKEQDLDQETDLFFEKFNEIAE, encoded by the coding sequence GTGAATAATCAAGCTATTATTGAATCTCTGCTTTTTGTTGCAGGAGATCAAGGCTTATCGTTGAATCAATTAAGTACGATTTTAGAAATGGATGAGAAAACTGTCAGTCACTTAATGAGCGAGTTTTCTAAGAGCTATCATAATGAAGATCGTGGTCTAGAACTGATCGAGGTGGCGGATGTATACAAATTAGTCACCAAAAAGGAAAGCGCAGAGTATATTAAAAAACTAGTCGATATTCCGGCTAGCCAGTCGCTATCTCAGGCGGCGCTTGAGACATTAGCGATTGTCGCTTATCGACAGCCCATTACACGCGTTGAAATTGAAGAAGTACGAGGCGTTAAGACGGAACGCCCGCTACAAACGCTTGTAGCGAAAGCACTGATTAAGGAAGTAGGGCGTGCAGAGGGCGCGGGACGAGCTATTTTGTACGGCACAACGAATGAATTTATGGACTACTTTGGTCTAAAAACGCTAAAAGATCTCCCTCCTTTACCCGAAGATATGAAGGAGCAAGACTTGGATCAAGAAACAGATCTATTTTTTGAAAAGTTCAACGAGATTGCGGAATAA
- a CDS encoding segregation/condensation protein A, giving the protein MEYNVKVDAFEGPLDLLLHLINRFEIDIYDIPVAQITEQYMMYIHTMQELELDVASEYLVIAATLLAIKSKMLLPKHEEEELAEYDEFDEEEDPRQELIQQLVEYRKFKEAAESLRLREEERKLAHSKLPSDLSHLHESAKEEQQELDVTMYDMLSALQKMMKRKQIQRPVRTTIKRQEIPIEKRMEEIVVSLRKLKKRTSFFDLFPSEEKPHIVVTFLAVLELMKQNSIVVEQEGNFDELFVSYREGRDS; this is encoded by the coding sequence ATGGAGTATAACGTAAAAGTAGATGCCTTCGAAGGGCCACTTGACTTGCTATTGCATTTAATTAATCGATTTGAAATTGATATTTATGATATCCCTGTTGCTCAGATTACGGAGCAGTACATGATGTATATACATACGATGCAGGAGCTAGAGCTCGATGTAGCAAGTGAGTATTTAGTCATTGCTGCTACACTATTGGCGATTAAAAGTAAAATGCTGCTTCCAAAACATGAAGAGGAAGAACTAGCTGAATACGATGAGTTTGATGAAGAGGAGGATCCTCGTCAGGAACTTATTCAGCAGCTCGTTGAATACAGGAAATTCAAGGAGGCGGCTGAGAGCCTACGACTTCGTGAGGAAGAACGTAAGCTTGCACATTCAAAGCTACCAAGCGATTTGAGTCATTTGCATGAAAGTGCAAAGGAAGAACAGCAGGAGCTTGATGTCACGATGTATGATATGCTAAGTGCGCTCCAAAAAATGATGAAACGTAAACAAATTCAAAGACCTGTACGAACGACTATTAAAAGACAGGAAATTCCGATTGAGAAAAGGATGGAAGAGATTGTGGTCTCTCTTCGTAAGCTGAAGAAGCGGACGAGCTTTTTCGATCTATTTCCGTCAGAAGAAAAGCCTCATATCGTCGTTACGTTTTTAGCAGTGCTAGAGTTAATGAAGCAAAATAGTATTGTCGTCGAGCAGGAAGGGAATTTTGATGAATTATTTGTATCGTATCGAGAAGGAAGGGACAGTTAG
- a CDS encoding YjcZ family sporulation protein — MGEKCDGYGYGSGFALLVVLFVLLVIVGWSYIC; from the coding sequence ATGGGTGAAAAATGTGATGGGTACGGTTATGGATCTGGATTTGCATTATTAGTAGTGTTATTCGTACTACTTGTAATCGTTGGATGGTCTTACATCTGCTAA
- a CDS encoding DUF309 domain-containing protein — protein sequence MYPRAYIDYLVHFHGDRDYFECHEILEEFWKEKEAKHRDQVWVGFIQIAVSLYHQRRQNFNGSLRMMKGAIRILSNHESMLSTLGLDGEKLLRILAKRLKEISAHQAYRSLYLPIVDQGLLQQCEARSREWNMDWWKDSDLKLEAIIHRHSLRDRSDVVAARKESLEKKQSHR from the coding sequence ATGTATCCTCGTGCTTATATTGACTACTTGGTTCATTTCCACGGTGATCGGGATTATTTTGAATGCCACGAAATTCTCGAAGAGTTTTGGAAGGAAAAAGAGGCGAAGCATCGCGATCAAGTCTGGGTCGGGTTCATTCAAATCGCCGTTTCCCTCTATCATCAAAGAAGACAAAATTTCAACGGTTCGCTTCGCATGATGAAAGGCGCGATTCGCATTCTTTCAAACCATGAATCAATGCTTTCAACCCTTGGGTTGGATGGGGAGAAACTCCTTCGTATCCTAGCGAAACGTCTAAAAGAGATTTCAGCTCATCAAGCGTATCGAAGTTTGTATCTTCCTATTGTCGATCAAGGCTTGCTTCAACAGTGTGAAGCTCGCAGCCGTGAATGGAATATGGATTGGTGGAAGGATTCTGATTTAAAACTAGAGGCGATTATTCATCGTCACAGCCTTCGAGATCGAAGTGACGTAGTAGCCGCTCGGAAAGAAAGCTTAGAAAAAAAACAAAGCCATAGATAA
- a CDS encoding GNAT family N-acetyltransferase, protein MLIRYKRNYEKIAMGLLSFMPTEKDLKKLQQTIKEYEQNDGWQLYLWKEEDDLIGIIGVTNLNDQMIEVQHLSVNPSHRHQGIGKAMLQEVKRLYADKEVRPNEHISSFFDKCDA, encoded by the coding sequence ATGCTTATTCGCTACAAACGGAATTATGAAAAGATTGCAATGGGACTTCTTTCTTTTATGCCGACAGAAAAAGATTTAAAAAAACTTCAGCAGACGATTAAAGAATACGAACAAAATGATGGCTGGCAGTTGTATTTGTGGAAAGAAGAAGATGATCTTATTGGAATAATTGGGGTAACGAATCTCAACGATCAAATGATTGAAGTGCAGCATCTTAGTGTGAATCCTTCACACCGTCACCAAGGGATTGGGAAAGCGATGTTGCAAGAAGTGAAAAGGCTCTATGCCGATAAAGAAGTAAGACCAAATGAACACATTTCGTCTTTTTTTGATAAATGTGACGCGTAA
- a CDS encoding peptidylprolyl isomerase, whose translation MTKKGYILMETGEKIEFDLYPNEAPNTVANFEKLANSGFYNGVTFHRVIPGFVSQGGDPTGTGAGGPGYTIDCETEGNPHKHEAGSFSMAHAGKNTGGSQFFIVHEPQPHLNGVHTVFGKVTEGLDSVLRMRNGDTMKEVKVWDAE comes from the coding sequence ATGACTAAAAAAGGTTATATCCTTATGGAAACTGGCGAAAAGATTGAATTTGATTTATATCCGAACGAAGCACCAAATACAGTAGCAAACTTTGAAAAGCTTGCAAACTCTGGCTTCTACAACGGTGTTACATTTCACCGTGTAATTCCTGGATTCGTTTCTCAAGGTGGAGATCCAACAGGAACAGGTGCAGGTGGCCCTGGTTACACAATTGACTGTGAAACAGAAGGAAATCCTCACAAGCACGAAGCAGGTTCTTTCTCAATGGCACATGCTGGAAAAAATACGGGTGGAAGTCAATTCTTCATCGTTCATGAGCCACAACCACATTTAAATGGTGTTCATACAGTATTCGGAAAAGTAACAGAAGGTCTTGATTCTGTTCTTCGTATGCGTAATGGCGATACAATGAAAGAAGTAAAGGTTTGGGACGCAGAATAA
- a CDS encoding DUF1002 domain-containing protein encodes MKKIINSLLIIGLLLSVPVVSFADAAVGDTIVTLGQDLKPQDKEKVLNDLGASTDDQTVTVTNAEEYKYLGDFIPKAQIGSKSISSASITLEEKDSGIRVETNNIEWVTDEMYTNALMTAGIKDATIKITAPFKVSGTAALTGIMKAYEIQTDKKIPEEVKKAANEEMVQTAKLGDSVGPEKAAALMAKIKEGIAKEKPENKSDLRELIKRAADELGITLTDSELNSLVELFNKLKDMNIDWGQVKDQLSATKEKVTTFLQSEEGQSFLDKLKRFFISIIDFIKSLFS; translated from the coding sequence ATGAAAAAGATAATTAATTCACTATTAATAATAGGACTGTTGCTAAGTGTTCCGGTTGTAAGCTTTGCAGATGCTGCCGTAGGTGACACAATTGTAACGCTTGGACAAGATTTAAAACCTCAAGATAAAGAAAAGGTGTTAAATGACCTTGGGGCAAGTACTGATGATCAAACCGTTACCGTAACAAACGCTGAAGAATATAAATATTTAGGTGATTTTATTCCGAAAGCACAAATCGGCTCTAAATCCATTTCCTCCGCTAGTATCACATTAGAGGAAAAAGATTCTGGTATTCGCGTAGAAACGAATAACATCGAGTGGGTTACAGACGAAATGTATACGAATGCGCTTATGACGGCTGGTATTAAGGATGCAACGATTAAAATTACAGCTCCTTTTAAAGTATCTGGAACCGCTGCATTGACGGGGATTATGAAAGCTTACGAGATTCAAACTGATAAGAAGATTCCTGAAGAAGTAAAAAAAGCGGCCAACGAAGAAATGGTACAAACAGCGAAGCTAGGTGATTCTGTTGGACCAGAAAAAGCGGCAGCTCTCATGGCAAAAATCAAAGAAGGCATCGCTAAAGAAAAACCGGAAAACAAATCGGACCTTCGCGAGTTAATCAAACGCGCAGCGGATGAGTTAGGTATTACGCTAACAGATTCTGAGCTTAATTCTTTAGTAGAGTTATTTAATAAATTAAAAGATATGAATATTGATTGGGGCCAAGTGAAAGACCAACTTTCCGCAACAAAAGAAAAGGTGACAACGTTCCTTCAGTCTGAAGAAGGACAGTCGTTTCTTGATAAACTAAAACGTTTCTTTATCAGCATTATTGACTTTATTAAATCATTATTCTCATAA
- the lysA gene encoding diaminopimelate decarboxylase: MFLHGTSRINNEGHLEIGGVDTVRLAKQFGTPLYVYDVALIRQKARQFKETFEKHHVKAQVAYASKAFSSVAMVQLVHDEGLSLDVVSGGELYTALKAGFPKEKIHFHGNNKSKAELEMALQENIGCIVVDNFYEIELLKEVSSHAKGKIPVLLRLTPGVEAHTHDYITTGQEDSKFGFGLQNGQADEAIKRVREDDRFHLLGIHCHIGSQIFETTGFVMAIQKLFTKIKEWKENIDFIPEVVNLGGGFGIRYTEEDTPIPVSQYVDVIINEVKQQVALLDIPFPEIWIEPGRSLVGDAGTTLYEVGARKSVPDIREYLSIDGGMSDNIRPALYQAKYEAVLANKANEPNKDVVSIAGKCCESGDMLIWDIPLPAAKPNDLLAVFCTGAYGYAMASHYNRLTKPAVVFVEDGDAQLVIKRETYEDLVRNDLSYKVKVKKS, translated from the coding sequence ATGTTTTTACATGGAACAAGCAGAATTAATAATGAAGGACATTTAGAAATTGGGGGTGTCGATACGGTTCGCTTAGCGAAACAGTTCGGCACACCGTTGTATGTATATGACGTAGCATTAATTCGTCAAAAGGCTCGCCAGTTCAAGGAGACGTTTGAGAAGCATCACGTAAAAGCACAAGTTGCCTATGCAAGCAAAGCATTCTCAAGTGTGGCAATGGTCCAGCTCGTTCATGACGAAGGTCTATCATTAGACGTTGTTTCAGGTGGAGAACTATACACGGCGCTTAAAGCCGGATTTCCAAAAGAAAAAATCCATTTCCATGGTAATAATAAAAGCAAAGCAGAGCTTGAAATGGCTCTACAAGAAAACATCGGCTGTATTGTGGTCGATAACTTTTATGAAATTGAGTTGTTAAAAGAAGTTTCCTCACATGCTAAAGGTAAAATTCCCGTTCTGTTACGTTTAACACCTGGGGTAGAAGCACATACACACGACTACATTACGACAGGACAAGAGGATTCAAAATTTGGATTCGGCTTGCAAAATGGTCAGGCTGATGAAGCCATTAAGCGTGTTCGCGAGGATGACCGCTTCCACCTGTTAGGCATTCACTGTCATATCGGATCACAGATTTTTGAAACAACCGGATTTGTTATGGCCATTCAAAAGCTGTTCACAAAAATTAAAGAATGGAAAGAGAACATAGATTTCATTCCTGAAGTCGTCAACTTGGGAGGCGGATTTGGCATTCGCTATACCGAAGAAGACACGCCAATTCCTGTTTCTCAATACGTGGATGTTATCATTAATGAAGTAAAGCAGCAGGTTGCACTACTTGATATTCCATTCCCTGAAATCTGGATTGAGCCTGGTCGTTCACTTGTTGGGGATGCCGGTACAACGCTTTATGAAGTGGGCGCACGTAAAAGCGTTCCTGACATTCGTGAGTATTTATCCATTGACGGGGGAATGAGTGATAACATTCGTCCAGCGCTTTATCAGGCGAAATATGAAGCGGTGCTTGCCAACAAGGCCAATGAACCGAACAAAGACGTTGTCTCCATTGCTGGCAAATGCTGTGAGTCAGGAGATATGCTAATTTGGGATATTCCACTTCCGGCAGCGAAGCCTAATGATTTATTAGCCGTATTCTGTACAGGTGCTTATGGATATGCCATGGCAAGTCATTATAACCGTTTAACTAAGCCTGCCGTTGTGTTTGTCGAAGATGGCGATGCGCAGTTGGTGATTAAGCGCGAAACATATGAAGATCTTGTTCGTAATGATTTAAGCTACAAAGTAAAAGTGAAAAAATCATAA
- a CDS encoding spore germination protein, with translation MTYESYDQTPIFRRVDDNDEWFKKNASMITSFDVGVRKLKILDRAVHLYYVTGLCDSAYIIKVVEQLVEINDNEREKAKAREIIENRLIHQQVNPIKTLEKARDTFLSGLIVVLIDGEEIGYEIDVRSYPGRQPQEADTEKVIRGARDGYTENIIINTALTRRRIRDGRLRFEIMKIGQRSKMDVCIGYINGVADPGLVKIIKQELEAINIDGLPMADKSIEEFLIKQGYNPFPLVRYTERPDIASSHLLEGHVIIITDTSPSVIITPTTYFHHVQHAEEYRQSAAVGTFVRWVRFLGILTSIYLLPLWLLFVLEPSLLPERLAFIGPNEHTHIPTVMQIFFADIGIEFLRMAAIHTPTPLSTAMGLIAAALIGQIAIDVGLFVPEVILYVAIAAIGSFATPSYELSVANKMSRLALSILVALFHIPGFVIGVTLYILFLASTRSLNTPYLWPFIPFNMKALWQIIIRTPVAGAKMRPSIVHPLDKKREGD, from the coding sequence ATGACATATGAATCCTATGATCAAACGCCTATTTTTAGGCGGGTGGATGATAATGATGAATGGTTTAAAAAGAATGCGAGTATGATCACGAGCTTTGACGTTGGCGTTCGTAAGCTGAAAATTTTAGATCGTGCTGTCCATCTATACTATGTTACGGGTCTATGTGATAGCGCGTATATTATCAAGGTTGTCGAACAGCTCGTTGAGATTAACGATAATGAACGTGAAAAAGCGAAAGCGCGTGAGATTATTGAAAATCGCTTAATTCATCAGCAGGTAAATCCGATTAAAACGTTAGAAAAGGCACGAGATACGTTCTTATCCGGACTCATTGTAGTGCTTATTGATGGAGAGGAAATCGGATATGAAATTGATGTGCGTTCCTATCCAGGAAGACAGCCGCAAGAAGCAGACACTGAAAAGGTAATCCGTGGAGCGCGAGACGGGTATACGGAAAATATCATCATCAATACGGCGTTAACACGTCGACGAATTCGAGATGGTCGTCTTCGCTTTGAAATTATGAAAATTGGTCAACGTTCAAAAATGGACGTTTGTATTGGTTATATTAATGGAGTAGCAGATCCAGGGCTTGTAAAAATCATCAAACAAGAGCTAGAAGCGATCAATATTGATGGCTTACCAATGGCTGATAAATCGATTGAGGAATTTTTAATTAAACAAGGATACAATCCGTTCCCCCTTGTTCGCTACACGGAAAGACCAGATATCGCATCAAGTCATTTGTTAGAGGGACATGTTATTATTATTACAGATACCTCACCAAGTGTAATCATTACGCCGACAACTTATTTCCATCATGTCCAGCATGCAGAAGAATATCGTCAATCTGCTGCGGTTGGTACGTTTGTGCGTTGGGTTCGTTTTTTAGGCATTTTAACATCTATTTACCTTCTACCACTATGGCTTCTCTTTGTATTAGAACCATCGCTCCTACCAGAGCGTCTAGCCTTTATTGGGCCAAACGAACATACACACATTCCGACCGTAATGCAGATTTTCTTTGCAGATATCGGAATTGAATTTCTGAGGATGGCCGCCATTCATACGCCCACCCCATTATCAACCGCAATGGGGTTAATTGCAGCAGCTCTCATCGGACAAATTGCAATTGATGTGGGACTATTTGTTCCTGAAGTTATTTTGTACGTCGCCATTGCTGCGATTGGATCGTTCGCTACACCGAGCTATGAGCTGAGCGTAGCAAACAAAATGTCGAGGCTTGCACTCTCCATTTTGGTCGCATTGTTCCACATTCCGGGATTCGTAATAGGTGTGACGTTGTATATCTTGTTCCTAGCGAGTACAAGATCGCTTAATACGCCGTACTTATGGCCGTTCATTCCATTCAACATGAAAGCATTGTGGCAAATTATTATTCGTACACCGGTTGCAGGTGCGAAAATGCGACCAAGCATCGTCCATCCGTTAGATAAAAAGCGTGAAGGCGACTAA
- a CDS encoding stage V sporulation protein AE, producing MRRRVILVTDGDEYAQRTLEHIARKMGGRCISQSQGNPTHLSGMQMVQYILQTPYDPVFVMFDDCGFIGEGPGERAMKVVATHKQIEVLGAIAVASNTHQNEWTRVDVSVDRFGMLTGNGVDKNGIEEFESGRINGDTVYSLDQLNIPIIVGIGDIGKMGRYDDLQAGCPITEQAVQIILERSGFYDI from the coding sequence ATGCGAAGACGGGTCATCTTGGTAACCGATGGAGATGAATATGCTCAGCGAACACTTGAGCATATTGCTAGAAAAATGGGAGGGCGCTGTATTTCTCAGTCACAGGGAAATCCAACACATTTATCCGGCATGCAAATGGTGCAGTACATTTTACAAACCCCCTATGATCCTGTTTTTGTAATGTTTGACGATTGTGGGTTTATTGGAGAGGGCCCTGGTGAACGAGCAATGAAAGTAGTAGCTACCCACAAGCAAATTGAAGTACTGGGTGCAATAGCGGTAGCCTCAAATACGCATCAAAACGAGTGGACAAGGGTCGATGTGTCGGTTGATCGATTCGGGATGCTAACCGGAAACGGTGTTGACAAAAATGGAATTGAAGAGTTTGAAAGTGGCCGTATTAACGGTGACACGGTTTACAGCTTAGATCAGCTAAATATTCCAATCATCGTCGGAATCGGCGATATTGGGAAAATGGGGCGCTACGATGACTTACAAGCAGGGTGTCCGATCACCGAGCAAGCCGTACAAATCATTTTAGAAAGGAGCGGTTTTTATGACATATGA
- the spoVAE gene encoding stage V sporulation protein AE has translation MEYIIAFVVGGAICIVGQLLFDLTNLTPAHVMSLFVVVGAVLDGFGIYDKFIEFAGAGATVPITSFGHSLLHGAMRQADEHGFIGIAMGIFELTSAGISSAILFGFIVALIFRPKG, from the coding sequence ATGGAGTATATTATTGCTTTTGTTGTAGGGGGCGCCATTTGTATCGTTGGACAACTATTGTTCGATCTTACAAATCTAACACCCGCACATGTTATGAGTTTGTTTGTCGTAGTAGGGGCTGTTTTAGACGGTTTTGGTATTTACGATAAGTTTATTGAATTTGCGGGAGCAGGAGCGACGGTTCCGATTACAAGCTTTGGACATTCCCTTTTACACGGTGCGATGCGACAGGCAGACGAACACGGATTTATTGGTATTGCGATGGGGATTTTCGAGTTAACGTCTGCCGGTATTTCCTCTGCAATACTGTTTGGTTTTATCGTGGCTCTTATTTTTAGACCGAAAGGATAG
- the spoVAD gene encoding stage V sporulation protein AD, with the protein MKLVGKQSWVFENEIYINSTGTSVGPKEADGPLAGSFDEIHDDLHCGEDNWELAERRLMNESVNTCLQKANLTYDDINIFLAGDLLNQNVTANYVARHHRIPFLCMFGACSTSMETLAVGAALVDGGFAHRIIAATSSHNATAERQFRYPTEYGGQKPNSATSTITGAGAALVSKEKGLVRIKSATIGRVTDYGIKNPFDMGSAMAPAAADTIKQHFIDMNTSPNDYDLIVTGDLSGVGSPVMKQLLKDEGYDLSDVHNDCGLMIYRPDQNVFAGGSGCGCSAVVTYGHILNEMKNGSLKRVLVVATGALLSPTMIQQKESIPTIAHGVVMEAL; encoded by the coding sequence ATGAAATTAGTTGGAAAACAATCATGGGTATTTGAAAACGAGATTTATATCAATTCGACTGGAACGTCTGTTGGACCGAAAGAGGCAGACGGTCCTCTTGCTGGAAGCTTTGATGAGATTCATGACGATCTTCATTGCGGAGAAGACAATTGGGAACTAGCAGAACGACGACTAATGAACGAATCAGTCAATACGTGCTTGCAAAAAGCAAACCTCACATATGACGACATTAACATTTTTCTAGCAGGAGATTTACTGAACCAAAACGTGACGGCAAACTATGTTGCACGGCACCACCGAATTCCTTTTTTATGTATGTTCGGAGCGTGTTCGACGTCGATGGAAACACTAGCGGTTGGAGCAGCTCTCGTGGACGGAGGATTCGCCCATCGGATCATTGCGGCAACAAGCAGTCATAACGCCACTGCAGAGCGGCAGTTTCGCTATCCGACAGAATATGGCGGGCAAAAGCCTAACAGTGCGACATCAACGATCACAGGCGCAGGAGCAGCTCTTGTTTCAAAGGAAAAAGGACTCGTAAGAATTAAAAGTGCCACTATTGGACGAGTAACAGACTATGGGATTAAAAATCCATTTGATATGGGCTCTGCAATGGCCCCTGCGGCAGCAGATACGATCAAACAGCATTTTATCGATATGAACACATCACCAAATGATTATGACTTAATTGTCACAGGGGATTTATCAGGTGTTGGTAGTCCAGTGATGAAACAGCTTCTAAAAGACGAAGGTTACGATTTATCGGATGTGCACAATGATTGCGGACTTATGATTTACCGTCCAGACCAAAACGTATTTGCAGGAGGAAGTGGATGTGGTTGCTCAGCCGTTGTTACATATGGCCACATCTTAAACGAGATGAAAAACGGCTCCTTAAAACGCGTACTTGTCGTGGCAACAGGAGCGCTTTTAAGTCCAACGATGATTCAACAGAAGGAATCCATTCCGACCATTGCACATGGCGTAGTAATGGAAGCATTGTAG
- the spoVAC gene encoding stage V sporulation protein AC, giving the protein MEQSSNQQKLKDDYQKNIKKFQPPTPYVTNCLKAFLVGGFICALGQAIENFYLAYFNFTEQTVGNPTVATLILLSALLTGFGVYDRIGQFAGAGSAVPVTGFANSITSAALEHKSEGIVLGIATNMFKLAGNVIVFGALSAYVVGIIRYVISQLL; this is encoded by the coding sequence ATGGAGCAATCATCAAATCAGCAAAAGCTAAAGGATGACTATCAAAAAAATATCAAAAAATTTCAGCCACCAACCCCTTATGTGACAAATTGCTTAAAAGCTTTTTTAGTCGGTGGATTTATTTGTGCGCTAGGTCAAGCCATTGAAAACTTTTATTTAGCATACTTTAACTTTACGGAACAAACGGTAGGAAACCCAACGGTTGCAACACTTATTTTATTATCAGCTTTACTAACAGGGTTTGGTGTGTATGATCGAATCGGTCAATTTGCCGGGGCGGGATCGGCGGTTCCTGTTACAGGATTTGCAAACTCCATCACGAGTGCAGCACTTGAGCATAAGAGTGAAGGAATTGTATTAGGAATCGCAACAAACATGTTTAAGTTAGCCGGAAATGTCATCGTATTTGGGGCTCTATCAGCTTATGTGGTTGGAATTATCCGCTACGTGATTAGTCAGTTACTCTAG
- a CDS encoding stage V sporulation protein AB: MTIRVVLTVFIGMAGGLAVGSGFVAFLTVLGIIPRLMQLTKTMKYIRGYEWGVVAGAVGGGWFSLNHYSLHLPLFVAVIVGTGSGMFIGMLAAGLTEVLNVLPIMAKRIGIDEKIVILLMAIVLGKVMGSLFHWIYFVEL, encoded by the coding sequence ATGACGATTCGCGTGGTGCTGACTGTTTTTATTGGAATGGCAGGGGGATTAGCCGTCGGATCGGGATTTGTTGCGTTTTTAACGGTTCTGGGAATCATTCCGCGTCTAATGCAGCTGACGAAGACAATGAAGTACATTCGAGGCTATGAGTGGGGAGTAGTAGCAGGAGCAGTAGGTGGAGGGTGGTTTAGCTTAAATCACTATTCGCTTCATCTTCCCCTTTTTGTTGCTGTCATTGTAGGAACGGGAAGCGGAATGTTTATTGGCATGCTTGCTGCGGGCTTAACAGAGGTGTTGAATGTTCTCCCTATTATGGCAAAGCGAATTGGTATTGATGAAAAAATTGTCATCCTCTTAATGGCTATTGTCCTCGGAAAGGTAATGGGATCACTGTTTCACTGGATTTATTTTGTTGAATTATAA
- a CDS encoding stage V sporulation protein AA has protein sequence MQPTIYLRMRHRIQARSNEVVKIEKLVMLVGEDGLVTSIASKDIYQITPSDKNIVIIDVMNVIQTIHQHYPDVDVQTIGPSETIVEVLLKKRSYSPFFFVLVWLLLFIGAALAIMNFHEDVSMQQVHQKLFYILTGIEDEKPLLLQIPYSIGLGMGMILFFNHLFRKRINEEPSPLEVEMFNYQQDLDQYVIRHENQEKVEKKP, from the coding sequence ATGCAACCGACCATTTATTTACGAATGCGTCATCGCATTCAAGCACGTTCAAACGAGGTTGTAAAGATCGAAAAGCTCGTCATGCTTGTAGGGGAGGACGGGCTGGTAACATCGATTGCCTCTAAGGATATTTATCAAATCACTCCGAGCGACAAAAACATTGTCATTATTGATGTGATGAATGTTATTCAAACGATTCACCAACACTACCCGGATGTGGATGTTCAAACGATTGGTCCTTCCGAGACAATTGTGGAAGTTTTGTTGAAAAAGAGAAGCTATTCTCCTTTTTTCTTCGTACTTGTTTGGCTGCTTTTATTTATCGGAGCAGCGCTCGCTATTATGAATTTTCACGAAGATGTCAGCATGCAGCAGGTGCACCAAAAGCTTTTTTATATTTTAACCGGTATAGAGGATGAAAAGCCACTGCTGCTACAAATTCCGTATTCAATTGGTCTCGGAATGGGAATGATTTTGTTTTTTAATCACCTATTTCGGAAGCGTATTAACGAAGAACCAAGTCCATTAGAAGTGGAAATGTTTAATTATCAGCAGGATCTAGATCAGTACGTCATCAGGCACGAAAATCAAGAAAAGGTAGAGAAAAAACCATGA